A region from the Aphis gossypii isolate Hap1 chromosome 1, ASM2018417v2, whole genome shotgun sequence genome encodes:
- the LOC114127130 gene encoding pre-mRNA-splicing factor SPF27: MAGEVIVDALPYIDQGYDEPGIREAAISMVEDEKRRYRPSKNYLEHLPPLNISAFETEMMRTEFDRLQQRLPMETMSMKRYELPPPPAGKLTDMSAWNECLENSMAQLEHQATRITNLELMMDYGTEAWKSYLEVLVKCVAAAQTQVTKLKKQIQEVNFQRKNVQMQVGEKLRDLEANWVGLVSKNYEIELACAHLEKQIRAYELAKTEKMDTD; encoded by the exons ATGGCTGGCGAAGTTATTGTTGATGCTCTTCCTTATATTGATCAAGGGTACGACGAACCAGGTATCCGCGAAGCT GCGATCAGTATGGTTGAAGATGAAAAACGTCGTTATAGGCCGTCGAAAAACTATCTTGAACATTTACCACCACTCAATATATCAGCGTTtgaa ACAGAAATGATGCGCACAGAGTTTGATAGACTTCAGCAGCGTTTACCAATGGAAACAATGAGTATGAAACGCTATGAGCTACCTCCACCGCCAGCTGGAAAACTCACAGATATGTCTGCTTGGAATGAATGTTTAGAAAATTCAATGGCTCAACTTGAACATCAAGCTACCag AATTACAAACTTAGAATTGATGATGGATTATGGCACAGAAGCCTGGAAATCTTATTTGGAAGTTCTAGTGAAATGTGTTGCTGCTGCACAGACACAAGTGACTAAATTGaa aaaacaaattCAAGAAGTAAATTTCCAACGAAAGAATGTGCAGATGCAAGTAGGCGAAAAATTACGAGATTTAGAAGCCAATTGGGTAGGATTGGTGAGCAAGAATTATGAAATAGAATTAGCATGTGCTCATTTGGAAAAACAAATTAGAGCATATGAATTAGCCAAAACAGAAAAGATGGACAcagattaa
- the LOC114127141 gene encoding sugar transporter SWEET1-like, which translates to MSLTDTVGKCAAIATIGTFFAPVLICRDIIKNKSTKNVDPTPFIGGMAMSILMIKNGLLMNDPNIIPVNIFGFILNLIYFLVFYFYTADSKPLFSMLTKATLFTGVLWGYSTIEDEKLIEYRFGVILTVLMLTLIGSPLFSLNDIIKNKDASMLPLPMIASGAFVGFLWLIYGLLIDNIFIKVQNVVAVVLCLIQLGLIFKYPKSDSKKRD; encoded by the exons ATGAGTCTCACAGACACTGTTGGCAAATGTGCTGCAATTGCAACTATTGGAACATTCTTTGCTCCTgt tCTTATATGTcgagatataataaaaaataaaagcaccAAAAATGTTGATCCTACACCTTTTATTGGAGGTATGGctat GTCCATACTTATGATCAAAAATGGATTACTGATGAATGATCCTAATATTATACCagttaacatttttggatttatattaaacttgatatattttttagtattttatttttatactgctGATTcg aaaccattattttcaatgttaacAAAAGCTACATTGTTCACTGGTGTATTATGGGGATATTCAACAATTGAAGATGAAAAACTAATTGAATACCGCTTTGGAGTTATTCTCACTGTATTAATGTTAACACTAATTGGATCTCCTCTATTTTCTTTG aatgatataattaaaaataaagatgcaTCAATGCTACCATTACCAATGATTGCTTCTGGAGCTTTTGTTGGATTCTTGTGGTTAATATATGGGTTGTTAATagacaacatttttatcaag gttcAAAACGTAGTAGCTGTTGTATTGTGTTTGATACAGCTGggattaatattcaaatatcctAAATCAGATAGCAAGAAACGTGATTAA
- the LOC114127138 gene encoding ankyrin repeat and zinc finger domain-containing protein 1-like isoform X2, whose product MTAHPVVKVMMRSMLTIHIFQSIQNYFLRIILDIPNEDIVVNSLKSISTKPMWFIVMLGGGRFSAAIFKGEEVIVHKTFHSYTVRAKQGGSQNTQDRSKGGCKSAGASLRRYNEASQLKHIQEILSSWLHHIKLCNHIFYRAIGPNNRNILFGGSTPLINKNDSRLCQIPFGTKKATYAEVQKVHNQLSTVLVYDSKDIINNSIKNYVLKLFKKRKNTESRTKKIVEKPIKDIQNSNEKMSENIQVSSTSDSSENDDENKIVESPQSKILIENNGSVLSNDLTNKKRKKRKKKPKNTNTIIVKCAEVEEMKKLLLQTIEEKNSETLSKYLSLEDENSSITKEYLEKSLNEAIDESNNTILHLASTYCLHDHIYLLLQHGSNPIHKNKDAKTPYELAPDKSTRKVFRKFMAVFPDKYDYDKSRLPGPLTEELQEELKERKKAKQKRAKERKVIEELKKEEEIQKQKFLQLSDREKCAIAAEKRFMAVQGAFKSLRCFYCGKNIEEKYPFEYMDYKFCSVQCVKNHRQKNIVN is encoded by the exons ATGACAGCTCATCCAGTTGTGAAAGTGATGATGAGATCAATGCTTACAATTCACATTTTTCAAtcgattcaaaattattttttgagaataATTTTG gATATTCCAAACGAAGATATTGTGGTTAATTCATTGAAATCTATTAGCACTAAACCAATGTGGTTTATTGTTATGTTAGGTGGTGGTCGTTTTTCAGCAGCTATATTTAAAG gagAGGAAGTAATAGTTCATAAAACTTTTCATTCGTATACTGTTAGAGCAAAACAAGGTGGATCTCAAAATACACAAGATCGATCAAAAGGTGGATGTAAAAGTGCCGGTGCTAGTTTACGTAGATATAATGAAGCATCCCAATTAAaa catattcaagaaatattatcatcatggCTAcaccatataaaattatgcaaccatatattttatcgagCAATTGGTCCAAACAATCGAAATATTCTATTTGGTGGTTCAAcaccattaataaataaaaatgacagtAGACTATGTCAAATACCATTTGGAACCAAAAAGGCAACTTACGCAGAAGTTCAAAAAGTTCATAATCAACTATCAACAGTTTTAGTATATG ATTccaaagatattattaataattctattaaaaattatgtattaaagttatttaaaaaaagaaaaaatacagaatctagaacaaaaaaaattgttgaaaaaccTATTAAagatattcaaaattcaaatgaaaaaatgtctgaaaatattcaagtatCTTCAACGTCag ATTCTAGTGAAAatgatgatgaaaataaaattgtagaatCCCcacaaagtaaaatattaattgagaaTAATGGCAGTGTATTATCCAATGACTTAACAAATAAGAAACGCAAAAAGAGGAAGAAGAAAcccaaaaatacaaatacaattattgtgaaATGTGCTGAAGTTgaagaaatgaaaaaacttttattgcagacaattgaagaaaaaaattctgaaacTTTAAGTAAATATCTTTCATTAGAAGATGAAAATAGTTCTATCACAAAGGAATATCtagaaaaaagtttaaatgaaGCTATTGATGAatcaaataatactattcTTCATTTAGCCTCTACTTATTGTCTCCATGATCATATTTA tttacttTTACAACACGGATCAAAtccaattcataaaaataaagatgccAAAACACCATATGAATTAGCACCAGATAAGTCAACTAGAAAAGTGTTTAGGAAATTTATGGCTGTTTTCCCTGATAAATATGATTACGACAaa TCCCGTTTACCAGGGCCATTAACTGAAGAGTTACAAGAAGAattaaaagaaagaaaaaaagcaAAACAAAAACGAGCCAAAGAAAGAAAAGTGAtcgaagaattaaaaaaagaagaagaaattCAAAAGCAAAAATTTCTTCAATTATCAGATCGAgagaaa tgtgCGATAGCAGCAGAAAAACGTTTTATGGCAGTTCAAGGGGCATTTAAATCATTGCGATGCTTCTATTGTggcaaaaatattgaagaaaaatatcCATTTGAATACATGGATTATAAATTTTGCAGTGTGCAATGTGTCAAAAATcatagacaaaaaaatattgtaaattaa
- the LOC114127138 gene encoding ankyrin repeat and zinc finger domain-containing protein 1-like isoform X1 has protein sequence MSTILPSASKTVLIGHPDYQSLLDGVRLISLGLTRKEDTVAVGLKNLEVDKNYLLGLHCTTCQIAFELSEEHKAHYKSDWHRYNLKQKIRNRQTIDEPKFLALENKANDSSSSCESDDEINAYNSHFSIDSKLFFENNFGNAFSVYRCLLTNKKDIPNEDIVVNSLKSISTKPMWFIVMLGGGRFSAAIFKGEEVIVHKTFHSYTVRAKQGGSQNTQDRSKGGCKSAGASLRRYNEASQLKHIQEILSSWLHHIKLCNHIFYRAIGPNNRNILFGGSTPLINKNDSRLCQIPFGTKKATYAEVQKVHNQLSTVLVYDSKDIINNSIKNYVLKLFKKRKNTESRTKKIVEKPIKDIQNSNEKMSENIQVSSTSDSSENDDENKIVESPQSKILIENNGSVLSNDLTNKKRKKRKKKPKNTNTIIVKCAEVEEMKKLLLQTIEEKNSETLSKYLSLEDENSSITKEYLEKSLNEAIDESNNTILHLASTYCLHDHIYLLLQHGSNPIHKNKDAKTPYELAPDKSTRKVFRKFMAVFPDKYDYDKSRLPGPLTEELQEELKERKKAKQKRAKERKVIEELKKEEEIQKQKFLQLSDREKCAIAAEKRFMAVQGAFKSLRCFYCGKNIEEKYPFEYMDYKFCSVQCVKNHRQKNIVN, from the exons ATGTCGACGATTTTACCCTCTGCTAGTAAAACGGTCTTGATAGGTCATCCCGATTACCAATCGCTCTTGGACGGAGTTCGACTCATTAGTTTGGGATTGACGAGAAAAGAAGACACGGTGGCGGTTGGGTTAAaaa ATTTGgaagttgataaaaattatttgttgggTCTACACTGTACTACGTGTCAAATAGCGTTTGAACTTTCCGAAGAACACAAAGCACACTATAAATCAGACTGGCATCGGTACAATTTAAAGCAAAAAATACGTAACAGACAAACAATTGACGAGCCAAAATTTCTTGCCCTAGaaa ataaagcTAATGACAGCTCATCCAGTTGTGAAAGTGATGATGAGATCAATGCTTACAATTCACATTTTTCAAtcgattcaaaattattttttgagaataATTTTGGTAATGCTTTTTCTGTATACAGATGTTTATtgactaataaaaaa gATATTCCAAACGAAGATATTGTGGTTAATTCATTGAAATCTATTAGCACTAAACCAATGTGGTTTATTGTTATGTTAGGTGGTGGTCGTTTTTCAGCAGCTATATTTAAAG gagAGGAAGTAATAGTTCATAAAACTTTTCATTCGTATACTGTTAGAGCAAAACAAGGTGGATCTCAAAATACACAAGATCGATCAAAAGGTGGATGTAAAAGTGCCGGTGCTAGTTTACGTAGATATAATGAAGCATCCCAATTAAaa catattcaagaaatattatcatcatggCTAcaccatataaaattatgcaaccatatattttatcgagCAATTGGTCCAAACAATCGAAATATTCTATTTGGTGGTTCAAcaccattaataaataaaaatgacagtAGACTATGTCAAATACCATTTGGAACCAAAAAGGCAACTTACGCAGAAGTTCAAAAAGTTCATAATCAACTATCAACAGTTTTAGTATATG ATTccaaagatattattaataattctattaaaaattatgtattaaagttatttaaaaaaagaaaaaatacagaatctagaacaaaaaaaattgttgaaaaaccTATTAAagatattcaaaattcaaatgaaaaaatgtctgaaaatattcaagtatCTTCAACGTCag ATTCTAGTGAAAatgatgatgaaaataaaattgtagaatCCCcacaaagtaaaatattaattgagaaTAATGGCAGTGTATTATCCAATGACTTAACAAATAAGAAACGCAAAAAGAGGAAGAAGAAAcccaaaaatacaaatacaattattgtgaaATGTGCTGAAGTTgaagaaatgaaaaaacttttattgcagacaattgaagaaaaaaattctgaaacTTTAAGTAAATATCTTTCATTAGAAGATGAAAATAGTTCTATCACAAAGGAATATCtagaaaaaagtttaaatgaaGCTATTGATGAatcaaataatactattcTTCATTTAGCCTCTACTTATTGTCTCCATGATCATATTTA tttacttTTACAACACGGATCAAAtccaattcataaaaataaagatgccAAAACACCATATGAATTAGCACCAGATAAGTCAACTAGAAAAGTGTTTAGGAAATTTATGGCTGTTTTCCCTGATAAATATGATTACGACAaa TCCCGTTTACCAGGGCCATTAACTGAAGAGTTACAAGAAGAattaaaagaaagaaaaaaagcaAAACAAAAACGAGCCAAAGAAAGAAAAGTGAtcgaagaattaaaaaaagaagaagaaattCAAAAGCAAAAATTTCTTCAATTATCAGATCGAgagaaa tgtgCGATAGCAGCAGAAAAACGTTTTATGGCAGTTCAAGGGGCATTTAAATCATTGCGATGCTTCTATTGTggcaaaaatattgaagaaaaatatcCATTTGAATACATGGATTATAAATTTTGCAGTGTGCAATGTGTCAAAAATcatagacaaaaaaatattgtaaattaa
- the LOC114127129 gene encoding colorectal mutant cancer protein → MDEQQSVSESVETSSICEEERARKLFQACDGDGDGYIDSRDLLTICRQLNLEDSVDDLMKELGADKSGRISFDEFVRRRLELRTEINALRVHIYDPLPEYLPTSSDNSLGALSGGKHESWEFDSGARDLSPEPNSVRMQNLLQTGGSANSGNLLHLANKLHLAALKSLKTEISDLTKQLQLANEKNDILETSINQIKVTTEIDIKQKYEERITELHSVIAELARKLQVQRSQVITEEIEESQSEIDAQSIETSSFIQESIVLSKEGDCGACFDDHETKTDTIYNDVHTKLALKEDELKKTRNNLKEVTDEKEELLLKLQDTESSFSSGPMSPSRLLMETSKLAEKVKLQKLIEDSAEVNLEGTSICQKAIAERLASAAISDCNLLESGDKEVLKCQVEQLQTRLDHVRAQMAVLELMFEQSAAQTDKLYLLLGKYESNMIALKLEVETGEEIMNCYSSLLSIYDGSANEEEKTMKDEIIKLLHSLDEEKKKIGSTVVALESYHCEEETIKPRSRNQVTRIDLEMAVLVQELMGIREEKSELQERYVTLQKHNCELEKRLAECEERSRIDSDTIQALEQQLSSEDFDSNVSVNVKLQKQLKDVTTAYQLATRNSDTRHKQNITLIEKLRNENTTLERNLERAKRKSQSRLKKLESEIEIMVSTHTLQVNILKERIAVLESTIMNNEITKRNETTL, encoded by the exons ATGGACGAGCAACAATCAGTGTCCGAAAGCGTGGAAACGAGTTCTATATGTGAAGAAGAACGGGCTAGGAAACTATTCCAAGCCTGTGATGGCGATGGCGATGGTTACATCGATAg ccgAGATCTGTTGACTATTTGTCGTCAGTTAAATTTAGAAGATAGTGTTGATGACTTGATGAAAGAATTGGGTGCTGATAAATCTGGTCGTATATCATTTGATGAGTTTGTTAGACGTCGTTTGGAATTACGAACAGAAATCAATGCACTTCGTGTTCACATCTATGACCCATTGCCTGAATACTTGCCTACCAGTAGTGATAATAGCTTGG gAGCATTATCTGGTGGTAAACATGAAAGCTGGGAATTTGATAGTGGTGCTAGAGACCTAAGTCCTGAACCAAATTCTGTTCGTATGCAAAATTTGTTACAAACGGGAGGATCAGCTAACTCTGGAAATTTACTACATCTTGCTAACAAA TTGCATTTAGCTGCATTGAAGTCATTGAAAACTGAAATATCAGATTTAACTAAACAATTGCAATTGgccaatgaaaaaaatgatattcttGAAACATCTATAAATCAAATCAAA GTTACAACAGAAAtcgatataaaacaaaaatatgaagaaaGAATAACTGAATTGCATTCAGTCATTGCCGAATTAGCCCGTAAGTTACAAGTTCAAAGATCTCAGGTTATTACTGAAGAAATAGAAGAAAGCCAATCAG aaattgatGCACAAAGTATTGAAACATCCTCATTTATTCAAGAATCTATTGTTTTATCTAAAGAG ggTGACTGTGGAGCTTGTTTTGATGACCATGAAACCAAAActgatacaatatataatgatgtacATACTAAATTGGCTTTAAAAGAAGATGAATTAAAGAAAACAAGAAACAATTTGAAAGAAGTGACAGATGAAAaagaagaattattattaaag ctACAGGATACAGAAAGTAGTTTTTCATCCGGTCCAATGTCGCCATCTCGTTTATTAATGGAAACATCTAAATTAGCTGAAAAAGTTAAACTACAAAAACTTATTGAAGACAGTGCAGAAGTCAACCTTGAAGGCACTAGT ataTGTCAAAAGGCTATAGCTGAACGTCTTGCATCAGCTGCAATTTCTGATTGCAATTTATTAGAATCTGGAGACAAGGAAGTTTTAAAGTGCCAAGTAGAACAATTGCAAACACGATTAGATCATGTACGTGCACAAATGGCAGTTCTTGAGCTTATGTTTGAACAATCGGCTGCTCAAACTGATAA gttatatttattgttgggAAAATATGAATCAAACATGATTGCACTAAAATTAGAGGTAGAAACTGGTGAAGAAATAATGAACTGTTATTCATCTTTATTGTCCATTTACGACGGTTCAGCAAACGAAGAAGAGAAAAC GATGAAAgatgaaattataaagttgTTGCACAGTTTAGatgaagaaaagaaaaaaattggatCAACAGTAGTTGCTTTAGAATCATATCATTGTGAAGAAGAGACAATCAAACCAAGAAGTCGTAATCAAGTAACTCGCATTGATTTAGAAATGGCAGTTCTTGTTCAAGAACTGATGGGAATACGAGAAGAAAAGAGTGAACTTCAAGAACGTTATGTAACATTGCAAAAACATAACTGTGAGTTGGAAAAACGTTTAGCAGAGTGCGAAGAACGATCTAGAATAGATTCAGATACAATTCAAGCATTAGAGCAGCAATTGTCATCTGAAGACTTTGATAGTAATGTTAGTGTAAATGTTAAGCTACAGAAACAGCTAAAAGATGTTACAACAGCATATCAACTCGCAACAAGAAATTCTGACACTAGacataagcaaaatattacattgattGAAAAACTCCGCAATGAGAACAC AACACTGGAACGTAATTTGGAAAGGGCTAAACGTAAATCTCAATCACGTTTAAAGAAATTGGAGtctgaaattgaaattatggTCAGCACACACACTCTTCAG gtgaacattttaaaagaaagGATTGCAGTATTGGAATCAACCATTATGAATAATGAGATCACTAAAAGAAACGAAACtactttataa